In Oncorhynchus nerka isolate Pitt River linkage group LG26, Oner_Uvic_2.0, whole genome shotgun sequence, one DNA window encodes the following:
- the LOC115109994 gene encoding transmembrane protease serine 9-like isoform X1 — protein MEVYKALCLVTLLVTLFSKVSHSQLDVCGISPLNTRIVGGQDAPPGSWPWQASLQRSGSHFCGGSLINKEWVLSAAHCFTRTSITNLVVYLGRQNQQGTNPNEESRTVTQIICHPNYSSSTSDNDMCLLKLSSSVTFTNYIRPVCLAAQGSSFYAGTTSWVTGWGTLSSGGSLPQVLQEVDVPVVGNRQCNCNYGAGSITDNMICAGLSAGGKDSCQGDSGGPLVSKQGTRWMQSGVVSFGNGCALANFPGVYARVSQYQTWINSQITSEQPGFITFSSSGTDSDLSVTCTTTTPPTTTPAPVVCGSASASLNSRIGGGSSLATAGLWPWIASLQKNGAHVCGGTLVAVDSVMSDASCFSSQPNTAQWTVILGRLKQNGSNPNEVTLNVINITMSNLTGNNVAILRLASRPKLSNYIQPICVDQGTSTFSTGTKCWVAGWGTGQGGAEQVLQEFQTSVVECVNVSSSDNICTGPVTLLQGDVGGPLMCKQGNSWFQTAVLTVDSSNATSSNSTSTSKSRWSQSPRASTIQVFTKTSRFKNFLATNLGTLLSPASAGASSGASMAHCSFSIFPFFSLSFVLLLGWD, from the exons ATGGAAGTCTACAAAGCACTCTGTTTGGTGACTCTACTAGTTACCCTCTTTTCAAAAG TGTCTCACTCTCAGTTGGATG TGTGTGGAATCTCTCCTCTCAACACTAGGATCGTGGGGGGTCAGGACGCTCCTCCAGGGAGTTGGCCATGGCAGGCCAGTCTGCAGAGATCTGGCAGCCATTTTTGTGGGGGATCCCTTATTAACAAAGAGTGGGTGCTGAGTGCTGCTCACTGCTTTACCCG CACCAGTATAACAAATCTGGTGGTCTACCTGGGTCGTCAGAACCAGCAGGGAACCAACCCTAATGAAGAGAGCCGTACGGTCACTCAGATCATCTGCCACCCCAACTACAGCAGTAGTACCAGTGACAACGACATGTGTCTGCTGAAGCTCTCCTCCTCTGTGACTTTTACCAACTACATCCGGCCAGTCTGCCTAGCTGCACAAGGCAGCTCCTTCTATGCTGGCACTACTAGCTGGGTCACAGGCTGGGGCACCCTCAGCAGTGGAGGAT ctctaCCACAGGTCCTACAGGAGGTGGATGTGCCAGTAGTGGGAAACAGGCAGTGTAACTGTAATTATGGAGCTGGCTCCATCACTGACAACATGATCTGTGCTGGTCTATCAGCAGGAGGAAAGGATTCCTGTCAG GGGGACTCAGGAGGTCCGCTTGTGAGCAAACAGGGTACTCGCTGGATGCAGTCTGGCGTTGTGAGTTTTGGCAACGGCTGTGCTCTGGCAAATTTCCCAGGTGTGTACGCCAGAGTTTCCCAGTACCAGACCTGGATCAACAGCCAGATTACCAGTGAACAACCAGGCTTCATCACCTTCTCATCCAGTGGGACTGACTCTGACCTCAGTGTCACctgcaccaccaccaccccccctaCTACCACACCCGCAC cTGTGGTGTGTGGCAGCGCTAGCGCCTCTTTGAACTCCCGTATTGGTGGGGGAAGCTCGTTGGCGACAGCAGGCTTGTGGCCCTGGATAGCCAGCCTACAGAAGAACGGAGCACACGTGTGCGGGGGCACGTTAGTGGCGGTGGACTCTGTCATGAGCGACGCTAGCTGCTTCTCCAG ccagcccaacacCGCTCAATGGACCGTGATCCTGGGTCGTCTGAAGCAAAACGGCTCCAACCCTAACGAGGTAACCCTGAACGTCATCAACATCACCATGAGCAACTTGACGGGCAACAACGTGGCCATCCTCCGACTGGCCAGCCGACCCAAGTTATCTAACTACATCCAGCCTATCTGTGTGGACCAGGGAACCAGCACCTTCAGCACAGGGACTAAgtgctgggtggctggctggggcACTGGCCAGGGTGGGG CTGAGCAAGTCCTGCAGGAGTTCCAGACCTCTGTGGTGGAATGCGTGAATGTTTCATCTTCGGACAACATTTGCACCGGACCTGTGACACTACTGCAG GGTGATGTGGGTGGTCCTCTGATGTGTAAGCAGGGCAACTCATGGTTTCAGACTGCTGTGTTGACTGTCGATAGCAGCAACGCCACAAGCAGCAACTCCACTAGCACTAGCAAATCAAGATGGAGCCAGAGTCCTCGCGCCTCCACCATCCAAGTCTTCACCAAAACCTCCCGCTTTAAGAACTTCCTGGCTACCAATTTGGGAACCCTCCTATCCCCCGCCTCAGCTGGTGCCAGCAGTGGAGCTTCCATGGCCCACTGCTCCTTCTCTATCTtccccttcttctccctctcctttgtcctcctgttggGTTGGGATTGA
- the LOC115109994 gene encoding serine protease 27-like isoform X2 — protein MEVYKALCLVTLLVTLFSKVSHSQLDVCGISPLNTRIVGGQDAPPGSWPWQASLQRSGSHFCGGSLINKEWVLSAAHCFTRTSITNLVVYLGRQNQQGTNPNEESRTVTQIICHPNYSSSTSDNDMCLLKLSSSVTFTNYIRPVCLAAQGSSFYAGTTSWVTGWGTLSSGGSLPQVLQEVDVPVVGNRQCNCNYGAGSITDNMICAGLSAGGKDSCQGDSGGPLVSKQGTRWMQSGVVSFGNGCALANFPGVYARVSQYQTWINSQITSEQPGFITFSSSGTDSDLSVTCTTTTPPTTTPAPVVCGSASASLNSRIGGGSSLATAGLWPWIASLQKNGAHVCGGTLVAVDSVMSDASCFSRTITQQTSRLCKGYLTNKESDGVPHQMTWPPQSPNLNQIEIVWDESDRRVNKKQPTSAQLM, from the exons ATGGAAGTCTACAAAGCACTCTGTTTGGTGACTCTACTAGTTACCCTCTTTTCAAAAG TGTCTCACTCTCAGTTGGATG TGTGTGGAATCTCTCCTCTCAACACTAGGATCGTGGGGGGTCAGGACGCTCCTCCAGGGAGTTGGCCATGGCAGGCCAGTCTGCAGAGATCTGGCAGCCATTTTTGTGGGGGATCCCTTATTAACAAAGAGTGGGTGCTGAGTGCTGCTCACTGCTTTACCCG CACCAGTATAACAAATCTGGTGGTCTACCTGGGTCGTCAGAACCAGCAGGGAACCAACCCTAATGAAGAGAGCCGTACGGTCACTCAGATCATCTGCCACCCCAACTACAGCAGTAGTACCAGTGACAACGACATGTGTCTGCTGAAGCTCTCCTCCTCTGTGACTTTTACCAACTACATCCGGCCAGTCTGCCTAGCTGCACAAGGCAGCTCCTTCTATGCTGGCACTACTAGCTGGGTCACAGGCTGGGGCACCCTCAGCAGTGGAGGAT ctctaCCACAGGTCCTACAGGAGGTGGATGTGCCAGTAGTGGGAAACAGGCAGTGTAACTGTAATTATGGAGCTGGCTCCATCACTGACAACATGATCTGTGCTGGTCTATCAGCAGGAGGAAAGGATTCCTGTCAG GGGGACTCAGGAGGTCCGCTTGTGAGCAAACAGGGTACTCGCTGGATGCAGTCTGGCGTTGTGAGTTTTGGCAACGGCTGTGCTCTGGCAAATTTCCCAGGTGTGTACGCCAGAGTTTCCCAGTACCAGACCTGGATCAACAGCCAGATTACCAGTGAACAACCAGGCTTCATCACCTTCTCATCCAGTGGGACTGACTCTGACCTCAGTGTCACctgcaccaccaccaccccccctaCTACCACACCCGCAC cTGTGGTGTGTGGCAGCGCTAGCGCCTCTTTGAACTCCCGTATTGGTGGGGGAAGCTCGTTGGCGACAGCAGGCTTGTGGCCCTGGATAGCCAGCCTACAGAAGAACGGAGCACACGTGTGCGGGGGCACGTTAGTGGCGGTGGACTCTGTCATGAGCGACGCTAGCTGCTTCTCCAG gacaattacccaacaaacctccaggctgtgtaaaggctatttgaccaataaggagagtgatggagtgccgcatcagatgacctggcctccacaatcccccaacctcaaccaaattgagattgtttgggatgagtcggaccgcagagtgaacaaaaagcagccaacaagtgctcagcttaTGTGA